A segment of the Bacteroidales bacterium genome:
TGGCTTTGGTCATATTGAACACCGATTTCAAATTGACAGCAAGCACCATATCCCAATCGTTTTCCGACATCCGCATCAGGAGATTATCCCGTGCAATGCCAGCGTTGTTGACCAGTATATCGATTTTGCCAAAATCCTGCACTACCTCATTGACCAATTGATCACAATCTGCCAGGGAACTGGCATCGGAAGCATAGCCCCGGGCGGTCACACCCATTGATTGAAGCTCATTCTCAAGATTTCGCATCGCTTCATCCCCTCGAAGATCGGTGAAGGCAATGCTGGCGCCTTCTCCGGCAAATGTCAGGGCGATGGCACGGCCAATGCCCCGGGATGCACCGGTAATGAGAGCTGTCTTTCCTGTTAACAGGTTCATAAGGAATGTTTTAGGTTGTCACATAAAAAAACATACGATTAATTTAAAGCCATTTCACCAGACGGAGGGATTGCCGGTAGGGTACCAGATCGCTTTTGGGATAGATCCTGAAGATATAGTCATACCCTCCAGCCCGGTCCATGTGGATACGACAGCTATACGATACCCTGTTATTCTCCAGCTTCTTCATTTCCATCTCCTTTACCCATAGGATATTCTTCACCTCACCATTGTCCTTCTGCCCGAATAAGGCTTCAACTCCGATATGCTCACAGGATATTTCCGGAATGAAAAGGATTACTTCTGCATTAAACTGATCACCAAGTTTCAGTGGACTGATGCTGGGATCAGGTACTTTTACCTCCAGTACTTCAATTTTATCCCAGTTGCTGATCACCTTGCGTTTCCATTTGGCAACACGCCGTGCCAGAAGGAATTCATCCTTTCCCATCAGTGCCGTTCTGGCCAGTAACTTATTGTAATAATTTGATTTATAATCATTTAACATGCGCTTCATCGTAAAATGAGGTGCGACCTCCGAGAATGTATTTTTTATATATTGAACCCATTCCACCGGGACATCATTCTCGTCGCGTTTATAAAATAACGGCATGATGTTATCCTCCAGCAGGTTGTACAGGATTTCCGCATCCAGTTCATCCTGATAATGCTGATCCTGGTAAAAGCGGCCTTCCGGTATGGCAAACCCGGCTTCCGGGCGATACCCTTCGGCCCACCACCCATCCAGAACACTCAGATTGACCACTCCGTTCATCACAGCTTTCTCACCGCTGGTGCCACTGGCTTCCATGGGCCGTGTGGGGGTGTTGAGCCAGATATCCACACCCGGGATCAGTTTCTTGGAAAGTCCGATCTCATAATTTTCCAGAAAGATGATCTTGCCAATGAATTCAGGGCGCTTTGAAATATCGATGATCCGCTTGATCAGGTCCTGACCGGCTTTGTCACGGGGGTGTGCTTTCCCGGCAAAAATGAACTGGACCGGGTGCGTGGGACTATTGATCAGTCCATCCAGCCTTTCCAGGTTTGAAAACAGAAGATGCGCCCGTTTATACGTGGCAAAACGCCGGGCAAACCCAATGGTCAGTGCGTGCTCGTTGAGAGCTTCAATGGTCTTGAAGATCAGCTTGGGATTCTCCTGCCTGGCAGTGAGGTCACGGGTAACCTTTTCCCTGAGAAACGCGATCAGTTCTTTCCGGAGCTGGTTCCTGATTTCCCATATTTTAGCATCCGGCACCTGGTGGATCTTCTTCCAGTGTTCCGGATTGGACTGATCACTTAAAAATGCCTCTCCAAAGACTTCTTGATGCAATTGTTGCCAGACCGGGGCAGTCCAGCTGGGATAGTGCACCCCGTTGGTCACGTATCCAATTGGAATTTCATTGGTGAAATAACCATCGAACAGCGGGCTGAACATCTCCTGGCTTACCGTTCCGTGAAGGCGGCTCACACCATTGACCTCCTGTGCAAAATTTACAGCCAGAACACTCATCGAAAACTTTTCACTGGGATTGTTTTTGTGCATCCGTCCAAGATTCATGAAAGTATCCCACGTGATTCGCAACCGGTCGGCATAATGAGGGATGTAGGTCCGAAGCAGATCTTCCGTAAAATGGTCATGGCCTGCTGCGACAGGAGTATGGGTGGTGAATAGCGTGGAAGACCGTACCACCTCCAGAGCTTCCATGAAGTAGAGTTTATCAACCTGAACATATTTCCTTAACCGTTCCAGGCCTATGAAAGCCCCATGTCCTTCATTGATGTGGAAAACAGCTGGATTGATACCGAGTACATCCAGCAACCGGATGCCTCCTACACCCAGGAGCAGTTCCTGTTTGAGCCGCATCTCTTCATCTCCCCCATAGAGGTTATAGGAAATGGATCTGTCGGCCTCGTTGTTTTCAGGGATATCGGCATCCATCAGGTAAATGGAGATGCGGCCCACCTGAAGGATCCATACCTTTGCATAGACAACCCTACCGGGCAGTGCAACACTCACGCGGATCCACTCGCCGTCGCTGCCACGGGCAGGGGTTAAAGGCAAATGAGAAAATTTCTGTGCTTCATAGCGGGCTACCTGGTCACCAAAAAGGGAGATCGCCTGTGTAAAATACCCATAACGGTAAATCAGTCCTACGGCGACCATATTCGCATTGGAATCGCTCGCCTCCTTGATGTAATCACCTGCCAGAACTCCCAGTCCGCCAGAGTACATCTTGAGAATATCATGAAGGCCATACTCCATGCTGAAATAGGCCACAAGACCCTGCCCTTCGTTCTGCGGGACATCCATATAGTTCCGGAACCGTTGATAGACCGTCTGCAGGTTTTCCATGAACCTGGGATTCCGCTCCAGGTAGTCAAGTTTCTCTATGGTAATTCGTTCGATGAGCGACAACGGATTTTGCCTGCTTTCATTCCATAGTACCGGGTCGATCTCCTCAAACAGGGAGATGGCGTCGTTGTTCCAGGTCCACCAGAGGTTCCAGGCAAGCTCGGTCAGCATGTGGAATTTTTCAGGTAACGTCGGACTGACCAGTATTTTCCTCCATTCCGGTTTTATCACCGTTGCCTGCTGGAGGAAGGTGCCAATATCAACCTGTTGCTTTGAAAGATATTGATCCGAACGCGAAAGTGATTTCCTGAGCGCCATCTCATAGGCCTCCACGTAGTAACTGATCAATTTATCCCACAGCGTGAGCTGGGACAGATCGAAGGCCTGATTGCGTGCGGCTTCGAACTGTTCAGCATTCCAGGCCAGGGCTTTTTTGATGTTGATGATCATTTCTTCAACTACCGCCCTGTCATTGTCGTCATCTCTCTCCAGAACAACAAGACCGGGCTCGGTATCGGGGTTTTTGCCACGGATCCATTGTCCGAAACCCGACAGTGAAGTGATCATCGCAGGGACATGAAACGCCAGGCTTTCAAGGGGCGTATATCCCCAGGGTTCATAATAGGAAGCAAACGTGGAAACATCAAAGCCAATCACAAAGTCATAATAGTCCAGGTTGAATACGCCATCATTCCCGTTGAGATAGGAAGGGATAAAGATGATCTTGACCTTGTCTTCAGGCCGGTTGAGCAGTTCATTCTCCTGGATGCGCCTCAAAACGGCATCGTTGGAGGGATCCCACAAAAGATGGGTCAGGTGGACACCTGTGATCGGTTGCAAAAAGTCGGTCTGCCTGATCCGTTGCAGCATTGCCTCATCGGGTCCCTTGTGGTTGCCAGGTACCGCGATGACCGCAAGAACAGGCCGTTCCACCTCCGGATCCTTATTGATGCGGCCCAGGCTGTCGATGAAAAGATCAAGGCCTTTGTTTCGGAACTCATAACGTCCACTTGTAAGGATCCACAAAGAATCCTCTGGTATGTGCTGGTTCAGAAGCGCTTCCGTCACGGCGGTCACCTTTTGGCGCGCACTGTTGCGCCGCCTGGCAAAGTCGTCTCCCACGGGAACAAAGGAATTCTCAAAACCATTGGGGGTGATCACGCTGACCTTTTGCCGCAGAAAATGTTCACACTCCCGGGCGGTTATCGGGCTGACTGTTGTAAAAACATCGCATGTGTTGGCCGAGTGGTACTCCAGGGAAAATTTTGACCGGAGGTTAAAATTCTGTGCCGTAGATTCCGGATCGTAGGTATTTAGATTCTTATATAATGGTAAACCGTTGCCGGCAATGCACCGGCCAAGTGTAGTGGCGTGGGTCGTAAAGACAGTGGCTGCCTGCGGCATGAACTCTTCCAGATACAAAATACCTGTTCCGGTCATCCATTCGTGAAAGTGGGCGATGATCTTATCCTGCCCCGAAAGATAGAATTCGTAATAACTTTCGATGATCCTGCCGGCCGCATAACCGAACAGGGCAGGCTCTATGTAATCCCATCCTCCTGCCAGAGAATCCAGTTTATATGTCTCCCAGAACTTGGCGAAGATCTTGTTTTTATTGGGAAAAAACGTTGTGAAATCCACCTGGATCACGATCGGGTGACCACTGATGTTCCAGCGGCCGATTTGAAAGCGCAGACCCTCCTGGGCCGCTTTCTCCTGCCAGGCGGTCATCAGTGTTTTATCCTCAATGAAGTCCGGATTCTCATCGGTCTCTTTCCAGACATCCGGGCCAAGAAGGATATAATGATCGCCGAAACGTTCAGTGAGCTGGCGTGCCTTGGTCGAAAGTACGGTATAGATCCCTCCAACCTTGTTGCAGACTTCCCAGCTAACTTCAAAAATATAATCAGGCTTTGTGTATTGATCCTTTTCCATCATACCAACCTTTTAAAGATTACATCGGTTAAAAATCCATCAAAGATCATTGATTACCGCCGTAAGTTTCTGGCGGCACTGATTGATCTCCGTCTTTTTACTCTTTCTGTGTGATTCGGTAAACGCTTCAAAGCGGATCCGGTCTTTCGGGGAAAGTACCTTGATCAACTTATCCCTCAATGACACATCACAATTGATGAGTGCACAGGCCAGGGTTTCCAGGTCAACCTGGGCCAGGAGCTTTTTCAGGTGTGTGGGCGAAAGATTTTGCATATCCTCAAGTGTACAAACCTTCTCAGCAGAAGTCACCCTGGCCGGCTTTTTTGATCCCTTCTTCACGGATTGCTTCTTTGCCACTGCAGGGATTGCTTCCCGGGACCCGTCAACTGCATCATTGACACGGGTCATAAAATCAGAAAGCACATTCATATAATTGATAAATGCTTCATAGGGTGAAGCATAGGGAGTGAAATACTTATGGACCTCGCCATCGGAAAACCACTTGGTGCACATATAATAAAAATGATCACTGCACTGAAGGTATTGCCAGTCCCTTGTAAGATCTTCCCGGTGAAGGGCGTTCACCTTGTTTTCCAGGCTATAAAGCTTGTCAACCGCTTCAGCCTGCATCTCATTGCCGAGCCAGGCAGTCGTATCACGTTCTTCATCAGCCCACGAGATCGCATGCCCCACATGGATGGAGGAAACGGGCTGCAGGAGCTCAAGCAATTCCCCTGGCGTATGGAATGCATAGTCGGTAGCACCCAGGACGGTCCGGGGCAGGTTTCTCAGAAAATCAAAGATCCCGGAGTCAGCCCATTGATGTTCGCCAAAGGTTTCGTAATCAAGGAAAATATTCACCACTTCCTCCCGGGGATTGAACGCCTGTATCCAGGAAGCAAACTTCTCAGCGGTCAGTGGCCACTCATTCCAGCTTTGCAGTGAAAAACGAAAAGCAATGTCATCACTCAGCCTGAAATTTTTCAACAGAAGCTTCAGCCGGGGATTGACCGCGTTGCAATACATGAAATTCGGACTTTTCCATCCCAGGATGTGCCGGGGGCCTTCGCTCAGCATCAGTTCATAACCCATTTCCGCCACCAGCTCACCAACCCGGTCCGAATAGATCAGTTCGGTATTCCTGAACACCCTGGGTCGCTGACCGAACAATGTTTTGATCTTATCCGAGTGCTCCTTCACCTGTCTGAAAAACTCCTCCTTGCTGCGGAGGGAAGCCAGCGAGTGGGCATAGGTTTCCGTCAGAAATTCGACGGAACCCGTCCGCGCCAGTTTCTGAAAGCTTTCAATGACCTCCGGTGCATATTTTTCAAATTGTTCAAGTGCAAGTCCGGTAATGGAATAAGCAACTTTAAACGCACTGCCGTATTCTTTGATCAGATCCAGGATGATCTGGTTGGCAGGCAGATACGATCGCCGGGCAACGCGCTGTGTGATCGACCGGTTCAAATAATCATCGTAATAGTAGTGATCCCTTCCGATGTCAAAGAAACGGTACGTCCTTAACCTGAAGGGTTGATGAACCTGGAAATAAAGACAGATTGATCTCATAAATGATGCTGTTGTGCTTATTAGTTGTTATATTTAGCTGCAAGCTACCCTGCCACTCCCTCATACACCTCCTTCACCTTCATGGCTGCATCGTCCCACTTGAGGCTTTCCACCTCCTCCTTTCCATAATGCTTAAAGGTCTCGGAAAGCGCATTGTAATGCAGCAAACCATAGATGGCATCTGCCAGGCCGTGGACATCCCAGAAGTCAACTTTCAGGGCATGCTTGAGAATCTCCGACACCCCGGATTGCTTGGAAATGACAACGGGCACATTGGATCGCATGGCTTCCAGAGGGACGATGCCAAAAGGCTCTGACACCGAAGGCATCACAAAAACATCACTCATGGCAAACATACGGTCCACATCGGCGCCCTTGAGGAATCCGGTAAAATGAAACCGTGTTGCAATGCGCAACTCGGCCACACGCCGGATCAGTTTGTTCATCAGATCACCCGTGCCGGCCATGACAAAACGTACATTTGGATCCACCTCCAGTACCTTTTTCGCGGCCTCGACAAAATACTCCGGACCTTTCTGGAAAGTGATGCGGCCAAGGAAGGTGACCACTTTTTCCTTCAATACCTTATCGGCTCCTTCCAGTTCATCCTTGGTCACAGGTTCAACGGCATTATGCACCGTAATGATCTTGTCAGGATCAATGCCGTAGCGTTCGATGACAATCTGGCGCGTCAGGTTGGAAACGGTGATAACACGATCCGCCTGTTCCATGCCGTAACGTTCGATATCATACACCTGCTGGTTGACATTCTCCCCTGACCGGTCAAATTCAGTGGCATGCATGTGGACCACCAGCGGCTTGCCTGAAGCTGCCTTGGCCGCAACACCGGCCGAGTACGTCAGCCAGTCGTGAGCATGAATGATATCAAAGTCGTGTTTCACCGCAAGGGCAGAACCTATCAACGCATACCGGTAAACCTCTTCCATCAGGCTCGTACCGTATTTGCCTGAAAACTCATACCGGTCGGAAAACAGGGTCTGCTTGCTGGTTTTCTTCCGAAGTTGCTCCTGTACGACCAGGTCGGTAAATTCTTCCGGTGCAACATAGGGAATAAGGTTCGAGCCCACTTCCATATAGGTGATCCGTTCCCAGTACTGCTTGTTTTCAACATCATCAATGTCGATCACAATGTCGCTGGCATTGACCAGGCGGACAGCACGCTGGTCTTCATCACCATAGGCTTTCGGCACGACAAAGATAACCTCCGTCCCGTGCTTTGCCAGTCCCCTGGTAAGGCCGTAGCAGGCAGTCCCCAGGCCACCTGTGATGTGAGGAGGAAATTCCCAGCCGAACATTAAGACGCGCATATAATTACTTTAAATTTTGTTGCACGTGATATGATAAATTCCAAAATCCAAAATCCATTCTGTCTACTGCTGACCGCTGATCCCGACTTTCGTCGGGACGTCGCTTCGCTCCGCTGCTGACTGCTGATCCCGACTTTCGTCGGGACGTCGCTTCGCTCCGCTGCTGACCGCTGATCCCGACTTTCGTCGGGACGTCGCTTCGCTCCGCTGCTGACCGCCGGCTCTCATCCACCCTCCATATCCCTGAGCATCTTCCCGACCCGAAGCAGCTCTGCCACGCTCCAGGCCTGGGAAATGGCTCCTCCCGGATTATGCGGCGGATCTCCATCGTAAACTTCCGGTACGGTGCCAATCCCATTCTCGTCCATCACATCTTCAAAACCGCTCAGAATCCCCCTGATCTTTGAAATTCCCGATTTACCGTGCAAACGGAGGTAAGCCTCAGCAAAATGGCCGAATAACCACGGAAATACCGTCCCGTTATGATAAGCCAGATCCCTGGCTGTCTGATCACCAAAATAGACACCGTGGTAGTTGGGATTCTTGGGTGACAACGTACGGAGCCCGCGCGGTGTCAATAGTTCCCGTTCAATGATGTCCAGGATCTGCTTACGGATCTCTTCATCCACGGGTGAATAGGGTAGTGAAGCAGCGAAGAGCATGTTCGGCCGCACGGCAAAATCCCTGAACCCGCCATCAGCATAATCAGCCAGATAGCCTTCCTTCTCACTGTAAAACGTCTCCAGGAATGCCTGAGGGATCCTTTCGGCCACAGGCTGCCATTCGGCAATGAAATCTTTATCCCCCGCTTCACGTGCAAGCTCCAGCGCAAACATGACGGCATTGTACCACAGGGCATTTACTTCCACCGGAAGCCCAATGCGGGCATTCACAGGCTTGCCGTCAACAATGGCATCCATCCAGGTGATGGCCAGTCCGGGCACACCGGCGTACAGCAATCCGTTCTCCTGCATCTTAATATTGTACATGGTGCCGACACGATAACCCCGAAGGATGACCTTCATCTTTTTTCCGTACTCTTCCCAGATCTTCCCTGGATCCTTGACATGGAGGAGATACTGCTGAAGGGCCCAGAAAAACCAAAGGGATGCATCCACGGAATTGTAATGCTGTTCATGCCCCTGCCCGAAATTCGGGAACAAAGGTCCTTTCAGCTCCTTGAGAATGGCATCCATTACCGCTTTGAAGGTCTTCGTGTCATTCTGGGTCAGGGTCAGCCCGGGAAGCGCAATGAACGTGTCTCTTCCCCATTTCCCATACCAGGGAAACCCGGCAATGATTTCCGATTTTTTTCCTCTTGTAACGATGAACTGCTGGGCAGAATTAATCATGCAATGATAGAAGCTGTCTCTTGGGATTCGGGAGCCTACCTCTTTGTCGAAACTTCGGCTCAGTGTCGTTACATCCACTTCCTCCAGGGCGGCACAAAATACTATGCTTTCTCCCTTTTCGATGGATGTTTCGAAATACCCGGGCGTTAACAGGTCCTCCAGGTAATCGTATCCTCTCTCTTTTTCCCTGATGTACTCAAAATTAAAATACCAGTCAGGCACGTGGACATAATCCACCTGCTTGGAGAACTGCAGGTGAAGATGGGAATATCCAGGGTAGAGCTTTACCTTGATCCCGTTCCCGATTGGCTGGTGCTTGGTGTCAGCATCATAGTTGGCTTTGGTCAGGCGATGGATGTTCCGGAAGGCCAGAAACGGGCGGAAACGCATCCGTGTGGGCGAATGGGCGTCGACCAGCGTATAGCGGATCATCGCTTTCTCATCCCTGGCCGTAAACAGGGTTTCCTTGGTCAACACAACACCGCCGACCCGGTAAGTGAGCTTGGGAATGGGTTCGCAGTCAAAATCCCGTATATACTTGTGTCCTTTGGGCTTGTACACCTCTCCCCTGAATTTATGGATCGCAAGATTAAACTCCTCATCATGCTGAATGATTGTTTCATCCACTGAAGAAAGCAGTACGTGATTATCCTGGTCGACCAGGGGCTGGGGAGCAACAAATAAGCCATGGTATTTACGGGTATTGCAGCCTATGATCGTTGTAAAACCATAGGACCCGGCACGATTTGTCCTCAGAAGTTCCCTGGATAATGAATATTCAAGGTTGATCAGCTGGTTCTTATCAAACTTCAGATAACTCATTTATAAGTTATTAATATAAAATGACCACCGAATGTAACGAAAAAAAATGAGTTGGCAAAGTTAGTGAAATCCCTGAACTTTTCCTTGCCCCCGAAGATTATTTAAGGATTCTGCAAAGGAAGTGGTTCACCTGCAAAATATTTTCCCCTGCCAACCGTATATATGACAGGAATCGGTAATTTTGCCGGTCTGAATTCATGCTGAACAGATCCTTCATCATCCGGAGTTTCCAAGTCTTTTTCTTCCTGCTCATTCCGGGGATGTTCATGATTTCCTGCAACAAAGAGGAGATCACCACCAATCCCTCGGTGAAGCTTACGTTTTCGGCCGACACGGTGGTCTTCGATACCGTCTTTGCCACCATTGGCACGACCACCCGGTATCTGATGGTGTACAACAACGATAAAAACAGGGTAAAGATCGCCTCTGTGCGCCTGGCCGGAGGCAGCGGCTCCCCGTTTGAGCTGAACATCGATGGAGTCCCTTCCATCCAGCTCAGGGATGTTGAGATCCCAGCCAACGACAGCCTGTTCATCTTCATACGCGTCACGGTTGATCCCACCAATGAAAACAATCCATTCCTTGTCACTGACTCGATCGTTTTTGAAACCAACGGGAATGTTCAGGATATCGATCTGGTGGCTTACGGGCAGAATGCACATTTCTACACGAATGCCGTTTACCAGATGCACGGGATGTGGGCGAACGACAAACCGCATGTGGTCTATGGTTTTGTGATCATCGACTCCTCCTACTCGCTGACCATCCAGCCCGGCAGCAGGGTGTACTTT
Coding sequences within it:
- the fabG gene encoding 3-oxoacyl-[acyl-carrier-protein] reductase, which gives rise to MNLLTGKTALITGASRGIGRAIALTFAGEGASIAFTDLRGDEAMRNLENELQSMGVTARGYASDASSLADCDQLVNEVVQDFGKIDILVNNAGIARDNLLMRMSENDWDMVLAVNLKSVFNMTKAIQRPMLKQRFGSIINMSSIVGIRGNGGQSNYSASKAGMIGFTKSVALELGSRNIRCNAIAPGYIESEMTQKLPSEVQENWLKSIPLHRSGKPEDVANVALFLASDLSDYVTGQVIQVCGGLYT
- the glgP gene encoding alpha-glucan family phosphorylase — translated: MEKDQYTKPDYIFEVSWEVCNKVGGIYTVLSTKARQLTERFGDHYILLGPDVWKETDENPDFIEDKTLMTAWQEKAAQEGLRFQIGRWNISGHPIVIQVDFTTFFPNKNKIFAKFWETYKLDSLAGGWDYIEPALFGYAAGRIIESYYEFYLSGQDKIIAHFHEWMTGTGILYLEEFMPQAATVFTTHATTLGRCIAGNGLPLYKNLNTYDPESTAQNFNLRSKFSLEYHSANTCDVFTTVSPITARECEHFLRQKVSVITPNGFENSFVPVGDDFARRRNSARQKVTAVTEALLNQHIPEDSLWILTSGRYEFRNKGLDLFIDSLGRINKDPEVERPVLAVIAVPGNHKGPDEAMLQRIRQTDFLQPITGVHLTHLLWDPSNDAVLRRIQENELLNRPEDKVKIIFIPSYLNGNDGVFNLDYYDFVIGFDVSTFASYYEPWGYTPLESLAFHVPAMITSLSGFGQWIRGKNPDTEPGLVVLERDDDNDRAVVEEMIINIKKALAWNAEQFEAARNQAFDLSQLTLWDKLISYYVEAYEMALRKSLSRSDQYLSKQQVDIGTFLQQATVIKPEWRKILVSPTLPEKFHMLTELAWNLWWTWNNDAISLFEEIDPVLWNESRQNPLSLIERITIEKLDYLERNPRFMENLQTVYQRFRNYMDVPQNEGQGLVAYFSMEYGLHDILKMYSGGLGVLAGDYIKEASDSNANMVAVGLIYRYGYFTQAISLFGDQVARYEAQKFSHLPLTPARGSDGEWIRVSVALPGRVVYAKVWILQVGRISIYLMDADIPENNEADRSISYNLYGGDEEMRLKQELLLGVGGIRLLDVLGINPAVFHINEGHGAFIGLERLRKYVQVDKLYFMEALEVVRSSTLFTTHTPVAAGHDHFTEDLLRTYIPHYADRLRITWDTFMNLGRMHKNNPSEKFSMSVLAVNFAQEVNGVSRLHGTVSQEMFSPLFDGYFTNEIPIGYVTNGVHYPSWTAPVWQQLHQEVFGEAFLSDQSNPEHWKKIHQVPDAKIWEIRNQLRKELIAFLREKVTRDLTARQENPKLIFKTIEALNEHALTIGFARRFATYKRAHLLFSNLERLDGLINSPTHPVQFIFAGKAHPRDKAGQDLIKRIIDISKRPEFIGKIIFLENYEIGLSKKLIPGVDIWLNTPTRPMEASGTSGEKAVMNGVVNLSVLDGWWAEGYRPEAGFAIPEGRFYQDQHYQDELDAEILYNLLEDNIMPLFYKRDENDVPVEWVQYIKNTFSEVAPHFTMKRMLNDYKSNYYNKLLARTALMGKDEFLLARRVAKWKRKVISNWDKIEVLEVKVPDPSISPLKLGDQFNAEVILFIPEISCEHIGVEALFGQKDNGEVKNILWVKEMEMKKLENNRVSYSCRIHMDRAGGYDYIFRIYPKSDLVPYRQSLRLVKWL
- a CDS encoding FliG C-terminal domain-containing protein codes for the protein MTRVNDAVDGSREAIPAVAKKQSVKKGSKKPARVTSAEKVCTLEDMQNLSPTHLKKLLAQVDLETLACALINCDVSLRDKLIKVLSPKDRIRFEAFTESHRKSKKTEINQCRQKLTAVINDL
- a CDS encoding glycosyltransferase family 4 protein is translated as MRVLMFGWEFPPHITGGLGTACYGLTRGLAKHGTEVIFVVPKAYGDEDQRAVRLVNASDIVIDIDDVENKQYWERITYMEVGSNLIPYVAPEEFTDLVVQEQLRKKTSKQTLFSDRYEFSGKYGTSLMEEVYRYALIGSALAVKHDFDIIHAHDWLTYSAGVAAKAASGKPLVVHMHATEFDRSGENVNQQVYDIERYGMEQADRVITVSNLTRQIVIERYGIDPDKIITVHNAVEPVTKDELEGADKVLKEKVVTFLGRITFQKGPEYFVEAAKKVLEVDPNVRFVMAGTGDLMNKLIRRVAELRIATRFHFTGFLKGADVDRMFAMSDVFVMPSVSEPFGIVPLEAMRSNVPVVISKQSGVSEILKHALKVDFWDVHGLADAIYGLLHYNALSETFKHYGKEEVESLKWDDAAMKVKEVYEGVAG
- a CDS encoding amylo-alpha-1,6-glucosidase, with the translated sequence MSYLKFDKNQLINLEYSLSRELLRTNRAGSYGFTTIIGCNTRKYHGLFVAPQPLVDQDNHVLLSSVDETIIQHDEEFNLAIHKFRGEVYKPKGHKYIRDFDCEPIPKLTYRVGGVVLTKETLFTARDEKAMIRYTLVDAHSPTRMRFRPFLAFRNIHRLTKANYDADTKHQPIGNGIKVKLYPGYSHLHLQFSKQVDYVHVPDWYFNFEYIREKERGYDYLEDLLTPGYFETSIEKGESIVFCAALEEVDVTTLSRSFDKEVGSRIPRDSFYHCMINSAQQFIVTRGKKSEIIAGFPWYGKWGRDTFIALPGLTLTQNDTKTFKAVMDAILKELKGPLFPNFGQGHEQHYNSVDASLWFFWALQQYLLHVKDPGKIWEEYGKKMKVILRGYRVGTMYNIKMQENGLLYAGVPGLAITWMDAIVDGKPVNARIGLPVEVNALWYNAVMFALELAREAGDKDFIAEWQPVAERIPQAFLETFYSEKEGYLADYADGGFRDFAVRPNMLFAASLPYSPVDEEIRKQILDIIERELLTPRGLRTLSPKNPNYHGVYFGDQTARDLAYHNGTVFPWLFGHFAEAYLRLHGKSGISKIRGILSGFEDVMDENGIGTVPEVYDGDPPHNPGGAISQAWSVAELLRVGKMLRDMEGG